The nucleotide sequence atggaagtacaaagcttaattctcattaattcacacgattttactaacaaatatatAGGTCgcaataacaaaattaacacaatttaaatttaactgatataaaatgaaagtttaaagcgtaattcacacgatttaaaacaaacattaatgaataaaagtaggccgaaaaaggatcaggccgaaatgatatctTGGCCGAATCGACTcgacaccaataattttatcggtgataatgcaaggtaccagtctaaataatttacgcatgccggagacgaccgagtaactatgatctagaaagttgattaaaccgtcaaagttcggctatgtccgtatttattcggaatgttaacaattgtatatattatcacattactttatttttcacgtgggtcaaaaactaggtgacTAGGTCCAATCTGGAACACACTAGAAGCATTATCTTTGGtctaatatttatgaaacttaatcagaatgtttcatgaacatcaatagatatatattaatattcaataaaacccattcacccgcgtctttgatgccaaacatcaacatttgtcttgtaaggtactgtagtgactTATTGACTTTATAAGAATATGAGTACATAACTTAACATGGTTAgaccttaacatttcaacataaactagTATTAACCAGAAATAGCGGctacgtcccttgtttctataatcgattgttcaaatttcactatcgattgtcacCGACGTAGGCCTTTCTGATCAATTGTCaattataatcgattatcggcACAACACTAATACCAGAGATTACCTATATCCCATGGAAATACATAGACTGGCTTGATGGCATTTCTGCAATTGCCTTCCATCAGAGATCCAGTCATTCATCATCTGGTAACTCACATTAGTACAAACAGATTacatctttgaaaatataataattttgattcAAATTGATTAGACTTGCCACCTATTTTGAAACTGTGATCAGGGGCCACATTCAattatacacaaacatatcattGTGATGGATatctaataataaaaaaatggtttgtaaAATTAACTGGTCAACACCCAGAATGGAAATTCATTGCCGATCTGAAGGACAACTATTGTTAATTCAGCAAATCCTGGTGGAATTTAGAACTCACAAGCTTCGAAGATGTTCAAAACTGACTCCAGACAGATGAAATTCACCAGACTGGAAAAGTCTGTCCAATCAAAAAATATCGCTAAAGCctgcaacttttttatttggaTGGAACAAATTTTAAAGGTACAGTACTGAGACATTTCTTGCATTGGcatgaaagtgaaactgaaaaaaCAACGAACTGCACACTCATAGTCATGATATATGCAATATGATTTTACTTGATCAATTTTAGTGATTTGCAAAATAGAGCATATTTGTGTTTGGCTCCATATCATAACATACCCTCCACTCAACTTGCTGACACCGAAACAGAATATCAATGACAAAATTAAGTAAAGGGTACGCAACTCCGTATTTAAAAGGCTACATTAAACTATTTTTCCGCTTTCGATTAATTAACCAGTGCATTGTAGAAGCTGATTCTATAGATACAGTCCACTCCATCCCCTAAAGTTTTGTTCCAAAAGAATTTTGACgttacaaagaaaaaaatcatgccCATGATAATGTTGTGCTACAAAACACCGACCATTTACTGGTATCATAATATTCTCATTTATCTTTCAGCCAGTATGTCCGTCAAGTCCATGTTACATGAGTAGCATAGGCTTAGCCTTGATATATAATGTGCAGTTTTGTCATGCTTTTATTGAGTTTTTGACGGTCTGCGTCTGCGTGATTCCTATAACTTCGGGTAAGGCagtttttattaacaatgggtttcaatttattataagTGACGTACCTTTAGCAATATCGTTGTATATAGAATTTAATATATGAATTGAAGGTACAGATTTTAGTTGTCCATGTACTTAAATGTTGACATAAATGTTAATGGTTCAAGTTctagttaaaaaaaattttaTATGTCAGTAAGGCAAGAACCGAGAACcttaactacatgtatgcataCTTGTAACTATATTAACCGACTAAACGTAAATGGGTGTCCTATACCGGAGCTCTTCTTCTTCTACAAGTGTCTATGCAGGGCCTCGCATGTGACATCGTCGCAACGTTGCGAGGTATTTCGACCACTTTGTTTGTAATATGGATGGTGTATTCGGCGCTGATGTTCTACAGCTTCAGGTGATTCTTAGGACCTTGCATATGCCAAGGTTGCACTTTATTCACCTCTTAGTTTCTAAATACTTCATATTGAACTTGATAACTGCAGTAGCCTTGATAATTACACAATAGACGCACGGAGGCAGGCATTTGTTGTATACCAAAATGAGAGAGGTCCGAGAACGGTTCCTTGCGGGACACTGCTGTTGCTGGTGCAGACCGAGAAGTTCTCCGGCCTTCAAACTCGCCGACTAGGGTTACTTAAAAAGTTATGAATTCAATCAACTAACCTCGCACACACCCTATAGTATATTGGCTGAGCTTCAGAGCATGACACTTCAAGAAATCCggtttatattgaatattttttcgTTCGAAACGCAGTATTCCGTCAAAGGGTTTTAAATGAGTGTTCGATAAGCGCTGAGATGGTACAATGTATTACTTATTGGCAGCATTCGGTATGCAGACTACTATTTAATACCTCATATAATTTTCAAGATACGCATGTACAAATCTGTGCACACCGTCACATTGGCCACTGGTGTAAGCCATGTTGTGTCCGGTGAAGCTTTTGATTGAACTTTTCTTGGCAACATGCCACGTAAAGACCATGGTATACCTTATGCCTAAAATATCCAGGTGAACTTTAATGTCGCTGTGAGAGAATTAGCCAACCCTTTCTATTTGGGGCACCCAAACCCTCCTCGCCACATTTAAGCCACGTCTCAAGCCTTAAACCTGAATAGTTTGTTGCAGAAACGAGAAATGACATGCctggtttgattgagactgttgaCTGATATGCCACCGCGAGTACTGCGTCTGTTTCATGCAACAGGTACACATACACGCTGGATTatgcgcgcgcacacacacacacacacacacacacacacacacgcacatacatGCGCGCGCGCTCACATACGGACGAACGCATACACAACACATCACTGATAGATAATTGTGACTTCCTGTTCTATTTGGATTTACATCAGGTCAATTCTGATGACACGCTTTTAAAATCATActgataaaatacataaatgaacGTACTTCAGTAATAGGATATTTAGTAAGTATCGAATTAGCTCACCGCAGCCTGAGGTATAACAAGAAAACTAACGTTTCATGTAGATAAATGATATAAGCTTTATGGTGGAGACTGATGTGATCAAATGAATAATTGTTTAACAGGAAGTGTGTTTGTTCTTCTAAAGAGAATATGGCATCTTTACCACCGAAAAGCGGAGCCAAAAAGGtgatttataaaagtgtatttatgatcaattactattttttgtattttaaattttgtaacaacaaattaactgtttattatttactttattcTTTCGACATAGATGATAATTAATTGTGAATATATATGGCAGCATGTGGTGGCCGTAATGTGACGTCACCGACAACTTTGTATGAAAAGGGTTGGACGCCCGAAAACCAGTCAGTGTTTTGGGGAAATGATTCCGAACAAGATAATTGATAAAGTGTGGCTTTCGTTATAAAGGAAAAGGCCCTCTAAGTATTACTGATATATTCAAGAATAGAAATCTAGAGAAATGTTTACCATACTGatagtattttaaattaagCGTCAGTAAAAATATGGCCTTTATCACTTTGTACTTTTGTATAGAACCTGTGTATGTCCTGGGTTATCTGTTATATATTATTGGATTCTTACATTTGACTGTTACACGTTGTTTTAGATGACATCATGTCTGTTATATAGCCATTGGTGTCTGTAATATAGAAAATTTGCATTCTTATATTTCACTCATTTGCATTCTTCTATTTCACTAATACACTTTGTCTCGGATGACAACATGTCTCATAATTTTGCCTACCCTATGTCGGTCTTATGGGTTTCTCTCATAAAGAAAACATGCTCTTGTTGTGTGGTTGTATATGTAAAGATTACACATActcattttctatttaaaagaaaatacaactTTTCAATACTCTTTTAAGGTCAAAATGGTTGAGTCTACCGGAGAATTGGATGATGATTCAGGTAAAACAGATCTGGATGCTGATTTTAGCTTGCCATAGATAATATCTTACTGATATAGGTTGCAGCCATTTCATCCATAAGTAATTTATTTGGAAAGGTACTTTCAATGTTCTGTCCTATATGtgtaattttaaatttgtttcgtATTTCTTGCCTCTGCGTTAAAATGCTATTGTATGCTTGGATGGTttctgattttgattttacattACCAGAGGAACAATATGATTGATACACTAGTACATACGATAGACATTGGCGAAgatgaaatgttgaaaacaactTACTAACTTTTTGCATCCAATATCGAATTCCAACAATGAGGAAATACTAACATTGTTCTATGACGATCATATTGTGCGAAATTGTTTTTTAGTGATCCttgtttacaaagaaaattatataaaatatgtgcaatgacattatgtttaatttttcttcatttttgaaTTCATTCTGTTTACTGGTATCAATCGTTCAACAGTATTTCTGTCTTTAAGGTTACCACGACAATCATGGTAAGCGACATTTTTctctaatatttgttttcaatgtccATGAGTCACGTTTtaaactttatgttttatgcattcgGTATGTTCAATATCTTTTAGGCTCAAGATAATTAGCTAATTCAGTCGATGTAGGAAATACACAATCTATAAATGAAAGTAAACCACGAAAATAGCATGTGTAAATTGGATATACTATAtcatttttcaagtttaaatattccgtaaatgaattttattcataatcgattatgtaataattgcagatatttagtTCATTTTATTACGTTActcgatatatttttttttttatttgaagaaatcttatttgaaaaaaacaaggGCAACGAACAGAATCTGTGACTTTTGTTTCTCTTTgagttatctttctttttaagCCTATATAAACACGCATACTGGTGTTATCTAATGAAAACATGCTCCCAATTAATctaaatacattgtttgaatgtgttttaCTTACTAGGACGGTGAGTAGACCATTTTGTTCCTAATCAAAATAGTCAAAATAGGCGAGACAACATAAGCTAAGATTTATTCACAATTAgcgatatttattttgtatccaTTAGATTAAACTAAGGACTTATAGTTGCCGaagtaaataaaacttatttagCAGTTATAATTCTAAGAATCTGCTTGTTCAAGATAGGAATATTCTGATAATATAAAACTACCTTGGTCGTCTTTATAAGCatttcttctttaaaatgatcTAGTTCGTTGAGTAAAAAGGTCTTCGATAATGTCTTATATTTACAGAGTTTTCAGGAATTTCACCTGAAAACGAAGAAAGAATTCGGAAGAATTTTTTATATCTTCGCGAAGAGCTTGCAGTTGAGGACTTGAAAACCATTGTGGATTTCTTTATCGAAAGAGATCACGTTGAATCAGATTTCTTCGAGGAGATCAGCAGTAAAGCAAGGCGTCACCAGGTTGATGCAGTAGTTTTGAAGATGTTTCGCCTCCCCATTGATACATTTGATGACTTTGTAAGAGCCATTGAAAGCGATTCACAGAAGCACTACCTTTCACAGACTCTGAAgtttggaggtcaaggtcatggtaaGATCAACAACACGGTACTTGTAAATGGTTAAAAGAACTTGTATACAGTTGACTTGTTACTTATGACCTGGTATAATTGGTCAGCTAAGTTGCCAACATAAAGTCTTAATCAATGCAGCTACCGCATTCGAAGCCTCGGAATCTAATCCAAAGCGGGTATTATGTCTACAATGTTCAATGTCCATTTTGTACCTCAAGCTAAGTTTGAGAGAACGAAACCAATGACATGCCAATTTGTCGTTTTTCAGTATTGCAATATTCTAACCTTTCCAAGGAAACCAAACTTCAACGCATTCTTGAACATCACCAATTGATGGTAACACATGTAGATCCGGATCAAGTGGCACCATATTTGTTCGCATTCGGTGGATGTTCCCATGATCAATACGAAGCCATAACGTCAACTTCAAAGACAGCACGCGAGAAGTGTGAAGAGCTTTTTAATGTCATTTCTCGATGTCCAGAATCGAACTATGATATCTATGTTACCGCtctgaaagaaagaaaatacttgattttattgtatgaCCTGCAAACCGGGCGAACATCTAGGGTAGGGACAGAGGAAGCATCTTGTTCACCTGGTAAAGCTACTAATTACATGTGTTTGTTCTGTGTATATTAACTTATTAAGGTATCCGATATACAAGAATGGGACATTGCGGTGCTGGTATAATTTAATAGGGTGTAGAGGAGAGATAgtacaatattaaaaacactcTGTTTGACcttgaaagattaaaaaatttgataatttcatttccgatttcagtttaaataaagaacaaaaatacaatctGCCTCATCTGTAACGTTTTTATCAGTCTATGCAATACTCTTTCAAATGATGCCAATAGCAATGCCCTTTTGTGCCTCTCTTAACTGCAAAGCCAATGCCGActttttatttagatattttgatTAACTTAATAACAAAATCTTCAAAGAATAGCAGTGACTATCTATAATACAATGCTGGATGAAAGATGATATAACAGAGGTCATTTTACGAGAATGGTCAAACATCTGGTACATGGTGTCTGTAATTCCGCTTTATTTAGAAAAGTTTGCAGAGACTTATGCTATTTTTCAGGTCAGGAAACGCAGAGAAAAATAGTTCAAAGCAAAAATGTGACAGACGAAAGCGCGATTCAGGCCCAAATTCAAGGTacaacacaattattttcacaaatgattatattattttcttaaaaaataaccTATTTTAAACGTATCCACTTTCTTCTGGTACTATAACTCTAGGAAAATCTCagtttaataacattaaaacattacaCAGAGCGGTCCCTGGTTTCGTTCCTTTTTCAGagaaaagttttaaagaaaaagatcagtatattactatatattatatagatttattttgattatatactCACTATTGTATGGTGACATATTACTGCATTAAGATTACCTCTTTTTTgtaaagataaatatcataagactgaAATCAGGCTTGAAAATGCCCAGACCTGTCACCTATCACCCCTTTTAGCTATACAATACTGTTTAACAGGTTTATGGTTTGCAAATACTACTTAATCAGTAGCATAATAACTGGCTAACTATATAAGATTCGTGTTCACTAATATTAACTAGATGGCTAGATAATAATCGCGAAAATATAAGTGGTTACCAAGAAACAATTCGCGAAAGTTAACAGGTTagcttacggcagttatatgccaccatacttTTGGCTTGCCTTATTGATAGTTTGACCTCAGCCAGCTCACAACGAACtttataattaatatgtatttagaTTCATCAAGAATTGAAATTACCTTAAAACTTGGAATGAGAAATAAGAACACAGACGGAAAATTAGCTCGAGCAATCGAAGAATTTCTTGGAAACCTTAACGAAGAACTTGTTGATGCAGAACTGCTTGTCGTTAAGGTGAAGACAGGATCGATTATACTGACGATCGATTTCATTGGTGGTGCAAAGTACAACGTTTTGGTAAGATCAAAAGGTATATCCGGAATTGTGCAATCACTTTTAGAAGCCTTGCTAAAAATTGAGAAGTTTTCAGTCCTGCTTCCGTCATCGCAAATTTTGTGCGGGGTGTATGTACGTCCGGTGACTGCAGATGAGGAATCAAAAGCCAATGCAGGTAAATAAAGTCAGGTGTGCttaatttatgaaaatgcagatttgtgttttttatgatCATTTAGTGAAGTTAATCAAGTGCGGTTCCAGGATTTAACATAAGATGGGCGCACTTTAAGGGGCGCACCTTGGAATACGCAGCCCCTCTTCTCAGGAACCCCTAAAATAGGTTCTTATCATGTCTACCCCAAGGaaagattgaaaaaatatttgtctgAAATGATGCATTGGGgtgtaatttatgtatttttttctacatcTGACATCAAATGTAATTGACATTAAATGTTCACTAGACAGTTTTAGGGGGGACCCGCGCTGGATGCCCCTTATGAACTCGTTATTGGTAGCATAACAATGTTAGTTCTAAAGATTCAGTGCGTAGTTTGATCAGCTTATgttaatataaacagtttttgattATGTAATAGTATGTTGATCATgctaataataaaaatttacaCAAtcacattatgtttttaaaactgttatatcTCAAAGTCTCGGCGATTTACCAACAGCCGTAGATAAAAAGCAATGTTATAAAGGAAGTGATGTCAACGTTAAAGACTGTTTATTGACGGCATGTCGTAAGGCAGCAAAACAAAAGACGtcgtttgaaacaaaattatgataAGGACACATTcctataaacaaaaataaatatggacCAATTCATTTAAAGTGATACAATATCTTCTTAGAATGAAACATAGTAATAGGTAGACATAGTCAATTATGACAAGTATGTGACGGGATTGAATATCGCATACAAGTTTATTATTTAGACCATTCGGtattaattgtttaagtttatatatCCACAATGtgttcaacaataaatgttctaaGTCGTTTTTAACAACATCCATGggaagaaaagaaaaatcagaCAATGAACATTCATTATCTTATgacttttttgtattatttgatagTATTTTGCCAAATATGTACGAATTCAGCAATACATTGTTATTAAAGTTTAACATGTTCGAAAAAAGCATTCCAGTTTCATTACATGTCAAGTCAATAACACaaagaaaactacagggacaagcctagtagtcggaaattcaaaaataaaccctgcGTATGAAAGACCGAAAAACAGCATACAGAAAAAATGCATGAGAACTTATAAAGAAATAACGATACAATTACTCAACCCAGCTGGGGTTTTTTTCAGGTATGTACACAGACTGCAGAGATTTGCTGGAGAAGAATAGAGAATTTCTGAAGGAAGAGCTAGATGCCTTAGCTTTTACACAAGCTCTGCTGATCAAGGAAGTCCTTACACAGACTGAAGTTGAAATGATCGTATTGTCAGAGACGTCTAGAAGTAGAAGAATGGAGAGGTTGCTGGATCTTTTGTTGCGAAAGGACCTGAGAGCGCTAAATGTGTTTTTCGATGAAATTAGGAAAACGCAAAGCGACTTCGTGACCAACCACTTATGGCCAGATATTGGTAAAGGTTAACTTACATTATTACTTATGCGTATGTTTGGAGCTATTCAAAtagatttttcaaaattatttctatgcactttttaataccttttttttcttatttgcgCGAGGAAAATAAagtgtgttatatttctataaagagcagcaattatttatttttatatagacTGTAATTTGCACAACCACATTTATATAGATGCAAATGATATGTTCTATATCcatgttttaacatataaaatacatgtagttaaatcTAACTCTTgaacaaatgtttattaaatattgcaGTCACCATTCGGATAGCAAACGACGTAAGGCGTTTTTACCACGAGTTGGCGAGCGAAATATGTCTGCCTATTTTAATACCTTACATGGCGTCAAGCCTTTTGAAAGACCATTTAAAGGATCTTGTTGAAAGATATTCTGATAATGCAAAACTTGCTAAGCTAGCAGTGCAGTTTGTGATTGGACGGAATGAGGCGGACATTGTGAGATTTGTGCACACATTGAGAGAAAACTGCATGATGCCTTCATTTTTAGAAGAGATAGCACTTCAAGAAGATGACGACGAAGGTAATAGCTTTACGTTTTCATCGTTTTTGATAGTTTTTCATCGTTACTTTCGTTTTGATTGTGCAGTTTTGTCTGTGAtggtttttttattatttcattatcataataatGGTATTTTTGTCATTGGCCAAGTTTTTTATCTTTCTGCttctttgtattattaagtACCAGTTTGAGTTAAACGAAACTATGAAAACAAACCCAGAACCAACAGCAGCATAAGTACTTTTGATGGAAACTGTCATTTtagtaacaatatttattttgtacttaTATGCCTAAATTGGATTGTGACGAAAACTGACTCACCCTCTGCTTACTTTCTTACTGTTTCATTAGGTGTTGATACTGATGCTCAGCTACAGCAAATGCGTGTCGCATCCTACCTCGGGAAGTTCCTCATAGAGAAGGGTATGTGGCACCATTCGATACAAAATTATGTACCaaacaaaagaataataaaatctaaaatagaaaaaaacggcCTATTCTCTCAACCAGAATGTATTCACTTCAGGATTgcaactttttatataaaatgtgtaagCATCAGAATGTCTGAGTAACTTACAAACCTCTTGTGTATGTTTCAGATTCAAATCGCAAATCATCCGGTTTTTGCGACTGCTTTCCCATGTATCAACGGCAATTTAACCAACCTAAAACTGAAATTGTGACGAGCAGGAGGTCCGGGGAATCTGGCTATATGAGCGAAGGGAGGGCATCGGGATCAGAAATATCTGTTCAACTTGATATCGAAGAACATTAAAAATGTAGTACAATAATAatcttaaatcgctgattgctaatattattgctcatcccgatttttatggtgatgtttttaagaaaattcgtaaaattaaaatgttttcagcagGTAGTtaggcagatagactcaatgaatcgcttggattttatttaaaccgtggatataactGCAAAACTTTGAAGAGTACAGGGTACTTGACTTCtgtattttaaagatgaatttttcaaacaaaatataaagcgtCCTTACATAACTTAACTtacagtcctttgattttatgaacattttgcagAGTTATATTTAAAACCGTCTTTGGCTGGCTAGAAATGTTCCGGGTtgacatctttttcttaaatattttacataggtaatcatATGGAAGAAAAGTTTAGCTAACGcatgtcgtttttatttttaataatgttttctttatttgttcccagtattattacaatgatgtattttattatgaaactctattaTCACACAGTCTTAAACTCTATTTTTCGAAGTGTGTGATGCtaatagtttcaaacaataactgcatcgtatctttgaaaagtttttttgaattgtattccttcgtctgcagatagattTGGGATCCCTTATctttgaagtacttggggtgtacttttaagtttttttttattatttgttttattatttagttccctcaagttaatgcatacttattttgataagatttaccttctacgtttttatttattcaggattgttggaaTTTGAGTGAGGTTTTTgtacgtaaactggtttaaacccccagtaaatttacattttacagaccgttccaaggcggtacctaacaatacttgataaacatacctttatatatagtatatatgcaccgtgttgtttgtggagttttgtgctattattccatgtttcttgtttgtgattttttgtttttgtgttctatgtttttgtCGTTTACCCTGTCCCTTCCAACGGGGTTTATacttaaacttttggctactgatcttgtttctgtagtttttcatataaatattttaaatgaaagtaaatTTTAATGAGAACTTCGAATAGAAGCCTTAAGTGAATGCCATGAGTTTCATGCtcaaatgacaatatatatatatatatatatattactactgGGCCCTTCtcacgtcttgagtctgagtttgtgTTTCAGGCTCAGAAAAgcgatattttttaatttgattaagtatctaaaatgtagtattttttttgaaaaaatgtgtaaaaacatatGTAGTTGTTAACCATGGTATTTGTAACATATATGGACAGGATATCTGGATTGAGAGCTTTTAACTGcagactattgtacagttgaaaagttgttgttgttctcggacatttgcataaaaaatagtAGGACGtttcttgaaattaatataaatgacattggAAAGCAAATCAAAACGGATTTAATTACCATTACTTTACTTTGGACATGCATTCCTTGTACATAAACAGACCCGGCTGCTTTTCAGAATTGACAATTATCAACTGTTAGAACCCCTGTATGATATGCACGAACATTTCGTACTCCATCTGCGGTGTGTTTGATGCGGGGTGTCTATCATCctatttttggactagggcacttgtggcctagttcatagcgaTACTCACgatatctgcattctcaagccgcatctgggggtttactgacgtaatgtattcatgcgctgtattttgattggattgccgttagcgaatttaaataatcaaagtagtaccagaactgattacaatgaaaaaatccaataaaaatagttctcctaacaattcaagctaaccgtatgttcttttaatgaagcacaagaaattcatacgtagcgagtgagttaatcgggttaactacatgaatgttcttgcatacggtcagattatatgcaatatgaatatgaacatattggaaaagtacgcatcgaaattttcccgttcaatgctctgtattgatagactggtaccctctttctcttttattcgaaaaaaaaacagtatcaGATAACCGCGGTGCCcttcgcgcattcgaaatgtcttgtgaattcatacgtaaagcgactAAAgtgtgcggtctaagtagaaaacaacctggaaagtttgtttaaaaaagtattgttgatatcctttgtatagaatgttggtatttatttataaaaacgatatccattgttaataaaaaaaatccgaagtCGGTCTCtgttttttaactaatcattgcatggcactaagcactttttcaaaaacaacatgatttttggtatttattgttcaaatactattaatgttaactaaaaccCATAtaccgcgtacctgtataactttatatttttgaggaaaagtaaatcagggtaccagtctactgtattgacctcatttactctgatcagagcggccgaatgattcagacatgtatgttatcactacttccggatgctgatgatgtgaatttcatacgtgttttattgaagaaatttatcaataaaaccgCCTTTGAATGATTatcaccatcaaacggatttattttcatcttaccgtgggtagcatttttaatttgacacgtaaattttcaagcaatacaagttcgtttgataaaatcatgtgatttcaattttgcaaaatggagataaaaaatatcaaatatgtgcatacttatttatgaagtttcattctaaatgaagccaaatgtatgtatatgtgcacagcatctggcttatgaataagatgattgtttacctatgtgcatagaaaagtcttggagccactctcagtgtaagtacaatttgttcaatgacattgtgataaaccatcgccgtaggtaaaacaatcttgcctgctcaattttgatttcctctcgtataatgcatcagtcaattgttaccacggccccttGGGGACataccgggggggggggggggagggctgtgttttaacctttcaggtgtcctcgtagctaaagaacttcagcgaacacattatatattacct is from Mya arenaria isolate MELC-2E11 chromosome 9, ASM2691426v1 and encodes:
- the LOC128203044 gene encoding uncharacterized protein LOC128203044, whose translation is MASLPPKSGAKKVKMVESTGELDDDSGYHDNHEFSGISPENEERIRKNFLYLREELAVEDLKTIVDFFIERDHVESDFFEEISSKARRHQVDAVVLKMFRLPIDTFDDFVRAIESDSQKHYLSQTLKFGGQGHVLQYSNLSKETKLQRILEHHQLMVTHVDPDQVAPYLFAFGGCSHDQYEAITSTSKTAREKCEELFNVISRCPESNYDIYVTALKERKYLILLYDLQTGRTSRVGTEEASCSPGQETQRKIVQSKNVTDESAIQAQIQDSSRIEITLKLGMRNKNTDGKLARAIEEFLGNLNEELVDAELLVVKVKTGSIILTIDFIGGAKYNVLVRSKGISGIVQSLLEALLKIEKFSVLLPSSQILCGVYVRPVTADEESKANAGMYTDCRDLLEKNREFLKEELDALAFTQALLIKEVLTQTEVEMIVLSETSRSRRMERLLDLLLRKDLRALNVFFDEIRKTQSDFVTNHLWPDIVTIRIANDVRRFYHELASEICLPILIPYMASSLLKDHLKDLVERYSDNAKLAKLAVQFVIGRNEADIVRFVHTLRENCMMPSFLEEIALQEDDDEGVDTDAQLQQMRVASYLGKFLIEKDSNRKSSGFCDCFPMYQRQFNQPKTEIVTSRRSGESGYMSEGRASGSEISVQLDIEEH